The nucleotide sequence ATGACCGCGGCGACGGCGCCGGTGGCCACGCCCCAGAAGATGATGCCGCCCTTGGAGGGCTCCTCCGCGCCGTTCTCGGACAGCCCGCCCATGACGATCGAGGCGGAGTCCGCGCCGGTCACGAAGAAGATGCCGATCAGGATGATGGTCAGCACGATCAGCACGCCGGTCATGATCGGGTTCAGCGGGAGGGCGTTGAGCAGGTCGAACAGGATGGCGTCGAAGTTGATGTCCGGGCCCTCCGTGGTCTGCTGGGCCAGCATGGAGCCGGTGTCGCCGGCGGACTCGGCGCGCTGCTGCAGGCCGATGCCCGCGCCGCCGAAGATCGCGAACCAGATGGTCGAGACGCCCGAGGGGACGACGAGCACGCCGGCGATGAACTGGCGCACGGAGCGACCGCGCGAGATGCGGGCGATGAACAGGCCCACGAAGGGGGCCCATGAGACCCACCAGGCCCAGTAGAAGATCGTCCACGAGGACAGCCAGGAGGCCATGTCCTCGCCGCCGACGGAGTTCGTGCGCGAGGCCATCTCCGGCAGCTCCTGCACGAAGGCGCCGATGGCGTTGGGGATGATGTCCAGGATGAACAGGGTCGGCCCGGCCACGAACACGATCAGCGCGATGATCACGGCCAGGACCATGTTGGAGTTCGACAGGAACTGGATGCCGCGTTCGATGCCGGACACGGCCGAGACCACGAAGCAGATGGTCAGGACGGTGATGATGCCGACCAGGATCGGGGTGGTGACGGTCTCCATCATACCGGCGGAGCTGATGCCGCCGCCGATCTGCAGGGCGCCCAGGCCGAGGGAGCAGGCCGAGCCGAAGAGCGTGGCCAGGATCGCGAGGATGTTGATGATCCGCCCGCCCACGCCGTTGACGAAGCGACGGCCGAAGACCGAGGTGAACATGGCCGAGAACAGTTGCGAGCGGCCCAGGCGGAACGTCCCGTAGGCCATGCCCAGTCCGACGACCGCGTACATGGCCCAGGGGTAGAGGGTCCAGTGGAACAGGGTCGTGCCCATGGCGGTGCGCATGGCCTCGGTGGTCGAGGGATCAGCCGTCTCGGGCGGCGGTGCCATGTAGAACCACAGCGGCTCGCCCACGCCGTAGAAGACCAGGCCGATGCCCATGCCGGTGGCGAACATCATGGAGATCCACGACCACGTGGAGAACTGCGGCTTCTCGCCGTCGCGTCCCAGGGGGATCTTCCCGAACTTGGAGAACGCCAGGAAGATCACGAAGACGACGAAGACGGTGGCGGCGATGACGTAGAGCCAGCCGAAGCCCGTGATGGTCCCGGCCAGGAGGTGATCGGCCACCGCCCCCAGGCCCGAGGGATTGATGAGGCCCCACGCCACGAAGACCACAGCAAGAACGGCTGCGCAGCCGAAGACGACCGTGTCGAGGCCCCTGCGGGTCTCGGGCTGAGCGCGGGTCAGGGAGTCGCGCAGCGAGTCGAGCAGGTGATGCTGGCGATCGAACGAGGTGTCGGTCTCCGTTGCCGGCGACGGGGGGACCAGCTCGGACGGCTGGTGATCCACGTCCTGTCCGGAGGCGCTCGAGGGCTCTCCGGGCGGCGTCGAGCCGGGGGTTGTGCTGCTCATGATGAGCCCTTCCTTGCATAAGGGATGCCCTGACGGGAATCCGTCAGGGCTCTTGCATGCTAGCAAGGGTGCATCTTCAGGCTTGTGGAGCGGAGACCGACGGGCATTCGGGCAGGCACAATGGGCCTCATGCTCCCCGAGATCATCGCGACCGTCGTCGCCGTCCTCCTGCTGGCCATCGGCTGCATCGGCATCGTGGTGCCGGTCCTGCCCGGATCGATCACGGTCGTGATCGGCCTAGTGATCTGGGCTGTCGTCGTGCGCTCGCCGGAGGGATGGGTGGCCCTGGCCCTGGGCGTCCCGCTGGCGATCGCGGGGATGTCGGCCTCCCTGGCGCTGACCGGCGCTCGGCTCAAGAAGCGGCAGATCCCCAACAGCTCTGTGCTCTACGGGGTGATCGGTGCGGTCATCGGCCTGTTCGTGATCCCCGTGGTGGGACTGTTCATCGGCTTCGCGGTGGGCCTGCTGCTCTCGGAGACCTACCGGCAGCGGGACCTGAACGCCGCGCTGGAGTCCAGCTGGGTCGCGCTCAAGGCCATGGGCCTCGGCATCGTGATCGAGCTGGGGTGCGCGCTGGCGGCCTCTGCGGTCTTCGTGATCTGCGCGATCACGTACTTCGTCACGGCCTGACGGACCAGCCTGCTCGGTCGGCCGACGGGACCCTTACGGTCCGGCCGACCGTTGCTCCCGCCGCCTCAGAGCCAGGGAAGCGGCAGCGCCTGGACGGGCTCGCCTGGCCGCACGCCGTCGGCGGGGATCAGCAGCAGCACGTTGGCCTGCGAGAAGCCGCGCAGCTGGTCGGAGCCCGCGCGTGACAGCGCCACCGCGCTGGGCAGCTCGGTGCCCTGGGCGTCAGCGTCTTCGCTCAGGTCGGTGATCGTGGTCCCGGAGACGGCGGCGCCGGCCACGAAGGCCAGTCCCGGTGCCAGTCGATCCGTCTTGGAGGCCGGCAGTTCGCGGGTCAGGCGCACCGTGGTCAGCGGCGGGATGACGTTGCCGCCGAGCCCGGCCAGCAGCGGCGCCCCCAGCAGCATCAGGGTGGTCATGGCCGCCAGCGGGTTGCCGGGAAGGCCCAGGACGAACGGGCCGTCCTCCGGCATGCGGGCAAGCAGCGCTGGGTGGCCCGGGCGCAGGCCCAGCTCGTCGATGAGCAGATGCGCGCCGCTGTCCTCCAGCGACGGGCGCAGATGATCCGCGGTCGAGCGGCCCGTGCCGCCCGTGGTGATGATCAGCTGCGCGCGGGAGTCCAGCACGGACTCCGCGCCCACCGCGGAGCCGGTGAGCCGCTCGAGCATCTGCTCGCGGTCATCGCCCACGCGGTGCACGGCATCCACCTGACCGCCCAGGAGGTGGACGAACTGCGGCAGCTGCGGGCCGAAGGCGTCCCGGACCCGTCCCGGCTCCGGGACGCCGTCCTCGTCGACTTCGTCGCCGGTCAGCAGCAGCGTCACGCGCGGGCGCCGCAGCAGCGGGAGCATGTCCAGGCCCGTGGTGGCCGCGAAGGCCACGTGCCCCGGGGTCAGCCGCGTCCCGGCGCGGATCAGCAGCTCTCCGGTCTCGGCTTCGCGGCCTGCCCGGCGCAGGTTCTGTCCCTCCTCGGGGGCGCCCTCCGGTGCCTCGGGGCTCAGGCGCAGCGAGTCGCCGTCCTCGAGGCCCCATTCCGAGCGCAGCACCGCGCTCGTGCTGAACGGGACCAGTCCGCCCGTGACGATGGGTGCGGCCTCGCCGACGGCCAGCGATCGCGGGGGCTTGAGCTGCGGCTCCTCGGTGCGGGCCCAGGCCACGCGCTGGTCGATCTGCTCGTACTCGCCGCGGTTGATCCGCCAGGGGCCCGGTCCGTTCACTGCCCAGCCGTCCATGGCCGAGGAGGTGTAGTGGGGCACCGGACGCTCGGCGCGCAGGTCCTCGGCCAGGGTCTCGCCCACCGTCTCCCCGAGCGGGAGCCAGTGCGGCGGCAGCGCCGCAGCGGCGTCGAAGGCCGCCTGGCGGGCCTGCGCCCAGTCGGGGCTGCGAAGGGTGCGGGGGGTCTGCGGCTGATCGCTCATGGTCTCCTCAGTCCTGAACGGGCACGAGCCCGAATCTCTTCACATCGTCCCATGTGTCGACGTCATCGGTCAGTCCCCTGACGGCCGTTTGCCGGTCCCACAGCGGCCCGAGGACTCGACGCACCGAGCGATCGACGACGGGCTGGTCGACCAGCTGCCGACCCAGCACCGCGCTGCGGTAGACGGCGGCCAGCGGCTGGAGGATGCCGCGGTCCGTCAGCACGATCCCGCACGGGGCCTCGAGGGGCGCTGTGCCGGTGTGGCCCGAGTCGGTGGCCTCCGAGGCGGGGGAGGGCGCTCGGCTCGTGCCCCGTGCCTCGATCTCGGCGATCAGGGCCCGAGCGGCGTCGGCGACCCGGGGCATGTCGCAGGCCAGGGTGAGGGTCCACTGCTCGTCGGGGTCGACGGCGCGGTCCGCAGTGCCGGACGCGGCGGGATCGTCGCCCCCTTCAGGTTCGGAGGGCTCGGCGGAGGCGCAGGCCCCGGAGGGCTCGGCCAGCCCCAGGGCGAGTGCGCCAGCGGCCAGGGCGGCCGCCGGACCGGAGAACGGCGGGTCCTCTCGGGTGCGCAGCACGCCGTCCGGCAGGGGAAGGCCCTCCGGGCCCACGACGGCGATCCGATGCGCCGGAAGGCCGAGTCCGATCAGGGCGTCGACGGCGCCGCGCACGAGGGCAGGGGCGCCGTCGCGATCCGGGCGCATCAGCGCCTTGGGCGATCCGCCCAGGCGAGAGGACCGGCCACCGGCGACCACGATCGCGCTCAGCGCCGCGCGGGAGCTGCGGGTGGGCGTCGGCGCGGGCACCGGGACCGGCAGCTTCGGCAGCGGGGTCACCTCAGCCCCCGGCGAAGGGCGGCAGGACGTCCAGGGCGGAGCCGTCGGAGATCTCGGTCTCGGGCTCAGGGCAGGCCTGGCCGTCGAGCAGGAACGAGCAGCGCTCGAGCACCTCGGCCAGGGGCTGCTCGCCGGCAGGGGCCGTGGGATGGGCCGCGATCAGCGCGTTCTCCACTGCACCCCGGGTGACTCGGCCGTCGCTGTCTCGGGGCAGGGCCTCGAAGTCCAGCTCCTGCGAGTCCTGGCCCACCGAGGCCTTCGCCGCGGCGTAGTAGTTGATCGTCAGCGACATGTCGCACCTTCCTCGCGATCTCCGGCATCACGGTACGCGGCCCGCGCGCACGCGGGCGTCACGACCAGGATCTCATCCGCCGATCGCGGACATGGAGCGGACGGGCTGCACGAAGCCGTCGTCGCCCAACCCGGTGCGATCCATGCCGTGCGCCGCGGGCTTGATCCACATGGCTGCCCGCCAGCGCTCGGCGATCAGCTCGTCCGCCCGCTCCTGCGGCAGCGCGCCCTGCTCGGTCTGACCGCGCAGCAGGTCGCGCAGGCCGAACTCCTCGTGGGAGAACAGGCACGAGCGGATCTCACCCTCGGCCGTCAGGCGGGTGCGCCGGCAGTCGCCGCAGAAGGGCTCGGTCACGGAGGCGATGATCCCCACGGTGCCCAGCGGCTCGTCCGCCAGCTCGGCATCCAGCGCGCGGACGTCCCACAGCTCTGCCGGGGCGCCGGCGCGAGGGACGGGGCGCGGATCCAAGCGGAAGCGCCGGCTCAGCAGCTGCCGGATCTCCGCGGCCGTCACCATGCCGCGGCGCGTCCAGGTGTGGTCCTCGTCCAGGGGCATCTGCTCGATGAAGCGCAGCTGCAGCCCCTGCTCGAGGGTCCAGGCCAGCAGGTCGGCGGCGCCGTCGTCGTTGATCCCGCGCAACAGCACGGAGTTGATCTTCACGGGCTCCAGCCCGGCCTCCTGAGCGGCCCGGATGCCGGCCAGCACCTGCGGCAGCCGGTCGCGGCGGGCCAGACGGGCGAAGGTCGCCCGGTCCAGGGTGTCCAGCGAGACGTTCAGCCGCGTGAGCCCGGCTGCCCGGAGCCCGGCGGCGCGGCGATCCAGCCCGATCGCGTTCGTGGTCAGGGAGATCGGCAGCTCGGGGTGCTCGCGGTGCACTCCGGCGATGATCTCCTCGAGATCCGGGCGGATCAGGGGCTCGCCGCCGGTCAGTCGCAGCTCCACGATGCCCAGGCGCTGCACGCCGATGCCCACCAGGCGCTGGATCTCGGCGGCGGTGAGCAGCTCGGACGACGGACGCCAGTCCATCCCCTCGGCGGGCATGCAGTAGGTGCAGCGCAGGTTGCACTTGTCGGTCAGGGAGATGCGCAGATCGGCGGCCCTGCGCCCGAAGGAGTCCACGAGCCCCAGTGCCGGATCCGCAGGCGAGGGCTCCAGACGTGTGCGCAGACCCGGCATCCCGAGAGCGGTGGTCATGGGGGTCACCTCGTTCCCTTTCCGGCTGTGCTCCAGCCGGTGCTGGTCGTGTCTGCCAGGCTATCGGCGCAGACTGCGGATCCTGCTGCGGTGGCCCGGACTTGCTTTGTGCGGCATCACACACCTGCCTGCTCGGGCGCCTTCCGCGGTGCAGCGGTCCCGCCCGCAGGCAGGATCAGCCACGATAGACAGCACACGATCCAGAAGCCTTGACACGGCTCAAGCCGACTCGGGAGGGGTGGCCGACATGGCAGGGCACGGCGGCAGGCACGGGCACGGGCACCGATCGCGCGGCGTGGACGAGCACATCGCCGCGATCCAGGGCGTCATCGAGCGCAGCCGGTGGTCAGACCGGGCGACGGAGGAGGTCGCGCTGGAGGATGCCGCCGGTCGGGTGCTGGCCGAGGAGCTGACGGCCCCGATCCCGCTGCCGAGATTCGACGACTCCCAGATGGACGGCTACGCCGTGCGCGCAGCGGACACGCACAGCGACGGCGGCCAAGACGACAGCGCCCATAAGGAGAGCGGCCAGCGCGGAGGCGCTGACCCGGGGCTCGTCGAGCTGCTCGTGGCCGTCACCGGAGCCGCCGGGCACGAGCCTGCGCCGCTGGCTCCCGGCACGGCCGCCCCCGTCATGACCGGAGCGCCGATCCCGTCCGGTGCGGATGCCGTCGTGCCGGTCGAGGAGGCGGCACCGTCGCAGTTCCTGGCCGAGGGCGCGACGGTGCGGGTGCCGTCCGGGCAGCCGAGCGGGCGCTTCGTGCGCCCCGCAGGCTCGGACGTCGCCCGGGGCGGATCCGTGCTGCCTCCCGGGATGATCCTGAGCCCCGTGGCCATCGGCGCGATCGCGGCCCTGGGGCTGCAGCGGGTGCGCGTGCGGCCCAGGCTCCGCGTCGGGATCCTGACCACCGGCGACGAGGTCGTCGAGCCGGGGCAGCAGCCCTCGGCAGCCCAGGTGCACAACGCCAATGCCGCCCTGCTGTGCGCTCAGCTGGTGCGGCTGGGGTGCCGGGTCACGGCCGTGCGGCATGTGATCGACGACGACGAGCAGCTGCGCACCCTGCTGAGCTCCTCGGACTTCGAGGCCCCCGACGTCTGGGTGAGCTCCGGCGGGATCTCCGAGGGCGCCTTCGAGGTCGTGCGCCGGGTGCTCAGCGCCGAGCCCGACAGCGAGTTCCTGCACGTGGCCATGCAGCCTGGCGGGCCGCAGGGCCTGGCCATGATCGAGGGCACCGCGGTCGTGTGCCTGCCCGGCAACCCGGTGTCCACCTGGGTCTCCGCGGAGGCGCTGCTGCGCCCAGCGCTCGCGGCGGCCGGGGCCGGACCCGAAGCTCCGCGCGCGATCACCGCCGAGTGCGCCGAGGACCTCGAGCGGCTGCCCGGGCGGACGAGGATCATCCGCGCCCGGTGGGACGGGCACAGGGCGCACCGGCTGGGCGGATACAGCTCGCACCTGCTGGCCTCGGCGGCCGCTGCGGACGCTCTGATCGTCCTGGAGTCCGGCAAGGGGCCGGTGCCCGCCGGTGAGCCCGTGGAGGTCCGTCTGCTCTGAAAGCCCTCGGATGCGGCCACTCGCAGCCGTGAGGGGTCTGCTGTGCAGGCCTTCCTGCGGTGAAGGGCGGCAGAGCGGGCCCCTCACGGGGCCGGCAGCCCCGTGACGCGGAAGAGCCCGGCGACTCGCGGTGGGCGAGGTGCCGAGCTCTGGAGCGGAAGGCCTCAGCGGCGCTCGGGCTTGACGGCGAGCACCGGGCAGGCGGCCTCGAGCAGGATCTGCTGCGCGGCGCTCCCCAGCAGCAGCTTGCCCATGGGGCTGCGGTGGCGGATGCCCACGACGATCAGGGAGGCGTCTGCCGCCTCGGCGGCATCGAGGAGGTCGCCCACGGCATCGCGGCCGCGGGGCTCCGGTTGCTGATGGGTGACCTTGACGCCCTGCAGCTCCTGGGCTTCGGTGTCGGAGTCGTCCCCGCCGAGGTGGAAGATCACGGCGTCCTCCGAGCGGCGGGCGGCCTCGGCCAGCCCGGCGTCCAGGGCGGCCTGGCCCTCGGCGGTGCCGGCGCGGGCGATCACGATGGTCATGGGTCCTCCTGGGGCGGGATCTGGGGCGCGCTGTGGCTGCGCAGAGCCTATGGTACATATCACATCCGAC is from Kocuria palustris and encodes:
- the glp gene encoding gephyrin-like molybdotransferase Glp: MAGHGGRHGHGHRSRGVDEHIAAIQGVIERSRWSDRATEEVALEDAAGRVLAEELTAPIPLPRFDDSQMDGYAVRAADTHSDGGQDDSAHKESGQRGGADPGLVELLVAVTGAAGHEPAPLAPGTAAPVMTGAPIPSGADAVVPVEEAAPSQFLAEGATVRVPSGQPSGRFVRPAGSDVARGGSVLPPGMILSPVAIGAIAALGLQRVRVRPRLRVGILTTGDEVVEPGQQPSAAQVHNANAALLCAQLVRLGCRVTAVRHVIDDDEQLRTLLSSSDFEAPDVWVSSGGISEGAFEVVRRVLSAEPDSEFLHVAMQPGGPQGLAMIEGTAVVCLPGNPVSTWVSAEALLRPALAAAGAGPEAPRAITAECAEDLERLPGRTRIIRARWDGHRAHRLGGYSSHLLASAAAADALIVLESGKGPVPAGEPVEVRLL
- a CDS encoding MoaD/ThiS family protein, with amino-acid sequence MSLTINYYAAAKASVGQDSQELDFEALPRDSDGRVTRGAVENALIAAHPTAPAGEQPLAEVLERCSFLLDGQACPEPETEISDGSALDVLPPFAGG
- the mobA gene encoding molybdenum cofactor guanylyltransferase; this translates as MTPLPKLPVPVPAPTPTRSSRAALSAIVVAGGRSSRLGGSPKALMRPDRDGAPALVRGAVDALIGLGLPAHRIAVVGPEGLPLPDGVLRTREDPPFSGPAAALAAGALALGLAEPSGACASAEPSEPEGGDDPAASGTADRAVDPDEQWTLTLACDMPRVADAARALIAEIEARGTSRAPSPASEATDSGHTGTAPLEAPCGIVLTDRGILQPLAAVYRSAVLGRQLVDQPVVDRSVRRVLGPLWDRQTAVRGLTDDVDTWDDVKRFGLVPVQD
- a CDS encoding molybdopterin molybdotransferase MoeA — its product is MSDQPQTPRTLRSPDWAQARQAAFDAAAALPPHWLPLGETVGETLAEDLRAERPVPHYTSSAMDGWAVNGPGPWRINRGEYEQIDQRVAWARTEEPQLKPPRSLAVGEAAPIVTGGLVPFSTSAVLRSEWGLEDGDSLRLSPEAPEGAPEEGQNLRRAGREAETGELLIRAGTRLTPGHVAFAATTGLDMLPLLRRPRVTLLLTGDEVDEDGVPEPGRVRDAFGPQLPQFVHLLGGQVDAVHRVGDDREQMLERLTGSAVGAESVLDSRAQLIITTGGTGRSTADHLRPSLEDSGAHLLIDELGLRPGHPALLARMPEDGPFVLGLPGNPLAAMTTLMLLGAPLLAGLGGNVIPPLTTVRLTRELPASKTDRLAPGLAFVAGAAVSGTTITDLSEDADAQGTELPSAVALSRAGSDQLRGFSQANVLLLIPADGVRPGEPVQALPLPWL
- the moaA gene encoding GTP 3',8-cyclase MoaA — translated: MTTALGMPGLRTRLEPSPADPALGLVDSFGRRAADLRISLTDKCNLRCTYCMPAEGMDWRPSSELLTAAEIQRLVGIGVQRLGIVELRLTGGEPLIRPDLEEIIAGVHREHPELPISLTTNAIGLDRRAAGLRAAGLTRLNVSLDTLDRATFARLARRDRLPQVLAGIRAAQEAGLEPVKINSVLLRGINDDGAADLLAWTLEQGLQLRFIEQMPLDEDHTWTRRGMVTAAEIRQLLSRRFRLDPRPVPRAGAPAELWDVRALDAELADEPLGTVGIIASVTEPFCGDCRRTRLTAEGEIRSCLFSHEEFGLRDLLRGQTEQGALPQERADELIAERWRAAMWIKPAAHGMDRTGLGDDGFVQPVRSMSAIGG
- a CDS encoding universal stress protein produces the protein MTIVIARAGTAEGQAALDAGLAEAARRSEDAVIFHLGGDDSDTEAQELQGVKVTHQQPEPRGRDAVGDLLDAAEAADASLIVVGIRHRSPMGKLLLGSAAQQILLEAACPVLAVKPERR
- a CDS encoding BCCT family transporter, with product MSSTTPGSTPPGEPSSASGQDVDHQPSELVPPSPATETDTSFDRQHHLLDSLRDSLTRAQPETRRGLDTVVFGCAAVLAVVFVAWGLINPSGLGAVADHLLAGTITGFGWLYVIAATVFVVFVIFLAFSKFGKIPLGRDGEKPQFSTWSWISMMFATGMGIGLVFYGVGEPLWFYMAPPPETADPSTTEAMRTAMGTTLFHWTLYPWAMYAVVGLGMAYGTFRLGRSQLFSAMFTSVFGRRFVNGVGGRIINILAILATLFGSACSLGLGALQIGGGISSAGMMETVTTPILVGIITVLTICFVVSAVSGIERGIQFLSNSNMVLAVIIALIVFVAGPTLFILDIIPNAIGAFVQELPEMASRTNSVGGEDMASWLSSWTIFYWAWWVSWAPFVGLFIARISRGRSVRQFIAGVLVVPSGVSTIWFAIFGGAGIGLQQRAESAGDTGSMLAQQTTEGPDINFDAILFDLLNALPLNPIMTGVLIVLTIILIGIFFVTGADSASIVMGGLSENGAEEPSKGGIIFWGVATGAVAAVMLLAGGSDPSEALNGLKNITIVSSLPFMIVMLILCLALYRDLASDPLVLRTEYARQVLVDTVAQVPLDSDEPVALATTTPDTGEIPAVNADGTPRSAGSTDPEDGIVIRSQSLGVPGSRPGGPWDNAWDDPDGTRSAGSEGRDSPPRA
- a CDS encoding DUF456 domain-containing protein, whose product is MLPEIIATVVAVLLLAIGCIGIVVPVLPGSITVVIGLVIWAVVVRSPEGWVALALGVPLAIAGMSASLALTGARLKKRQIPNSSVLYGVIGAVIGLFVIPVVGLFIGFAVGLLLSETYRQRDLNAALESSWVALKAMGLGIVIELGCALAASAVFVICAITYFVTA